The following coding sequences are from one Humulus lupulus chromosome X, drHumLupu1.1, whole genome shotgun sequence window:
- the LOC133807212 gene encoding lysine-specific demethylase JMJ21-like produces the protein MDNPGAPADELGDRRPAALGGLRVLPDELVCAILEYLTPPDLARLSCVSSVMYILCNEEPLWMNQCLRNLNGPIQYKGSWKKTTLHLLEHVVGETDELGGKQLRFDGFNSWFLHKRLYRCYTTLAGFDFDKGNVDRKENPSLEEFYSDYDGKKPILLNGLADTWPAKHTWTTDQLLMSYGDTSFKISQRSSSKTSMKFKDYVSYMKLQHDEDPLYIFDDKFGEVAPGLLKDYNVPHLFEEDFFDILDRDQRPPYRWLIIGPERSGASWHVDPGLTSAWNTLLCGRKRWALYHPGRVPLGVTVHVNEEDGDVVIDTPTSLQWWLDFYPLLADEDKPIECTQLPGETIYVPSGWWHCVLNLETTIAVTQNFVNSRNFEFVCLDMAPGYRHKGVCRAGLLAVDDDGFDNVKNNISLDNDDVACSNLLMEEKRCRTIEPGEDPTYRKMDHVVSKNYKLWKNGFTYDIDFLITFLDKERDHYNSPWSSGNCMGQREMREWLYRLWVGKPGMRELIWKGACIALDAGRWAECMTEICAFHNLPPPTEFERLPVGTGSNPVYLLPNCVVKIFVEEGLEASLYGLGSELEFHSLLSKVNSPLQNYIPEVLSSGILYLENGSYKIVPWDGSGVPEVISKCDFLLEKREVGSFPFGIWSKQQHDYRKAGMSTTSVNFIGGTRIWPFMITKRCEGKIFAQLRNKLDWEEELNLASFLGEQLRHLHLLPLPSRNSNFSDIESAVDFNHTNGFVESAFDKSNMPAEWDIFVKTLNRKKKDVSSRLTKWGDPIPSFLIEKVDEYIPDNFTELLYAFEDENDRGKVCKSLSWIHSDIMDDNIHMEQCGDKNSRLSEAVKEANSQCNSSMNGCDDTSIEKSWRPSHLLDFSNLSIGDPIYDLIPIYLDVCRGDPRLLKQLLESYKLPLVKSLYQPKSAEGGDKYGRLSYHAMCYCIVHEDNILGAIFSIWNELKAAKSWEEVEQTVWGDLNNYKGFL, from the exons ATGGATAATCCCGGCGCTCCGGCGGATGAGCTAGGGGATCGCCGGCCGGCGGCCCTTGGAGGCCTCCGAGTTCTCCCCGATGAACTCGTCTGCGCTATCTTGGAATATCTCACTCCTCCCGACCTTGCTCGCCTCTCTTGTGTCAGCAG TGTGATGTACATATTGTGCAACGAAGAACCGCTCTGGATGAATCAATGCCTTCGCAATCTCAATGGTCCAATTCAGTATAAAGGCTCCTGGAAAAAAACCACATTGCATCTGTT AGAACATGTAGTTGGAGAAACTGATGAACTTGGCGGAAAACAATTACGTTTTGATG GATTCAACTCTTGGTTCCTACATAAAAGACTATACAGGTGCTATACCACATTGGCGGGTTTTGATTTTGACAAGGGTAATGTGGATAGAAAGGAAAACCCTTCTTTAGAAGAGTTCTATTCCGACTATGATGGGAAGAAACCG ATTTTGCTTAATGGCCTAGCCGACACTTGGCCAGCAAAGCATACATGGACAACAGACCAGTTACTGATGAGCTATGGTGATACATCATTCAAGATTTCGCAGAGAAGTTCGAGTAAAACTTCCATGAAATTCAAAGATTATGTCTCATACATGAAACTGCAGCATGATGAGGATCCCCTATATATTTTTGACGATAAG TTTGGGGAAGTTGCACCTGGCTTGCTGAAGGATTATAATGTGCCACATCTTTTTGAAGAAGACTTTTTTGATATCTTAGACAGAGATCAGCGACCTCCATATAGATGGCTTATTATTGGACCAGAGAGGTCTGGTGCCTCTTGGCATGTTGATCCAGGTCTTACCAGTGCTTGGAATACCCTTTTATGTGGTCGTAAAAG ATGGGCATTGTACCATCCGGGAAGAGTACCTTTAGGTGTAACAGTTCATGTAAATGAAGAAGATGGCGATGTCGTTATCGATACTCCAACTTCATTGCAG TGGTGGTTAGATTTTTATCCACTCCTTGCTGATGAAGATAAGCCAATTGAGTGTACCCAACTTCCTGGGGAGACAATTTATGTTCCAAGTGGATGGTGGCATTGTGTCTTAAATCTGGAAACAACTATTGCTGTTACACAGAATTTTGTAAATTCTCGAAACTTTGAATTTGTTTGTTTGGATATGGCACCTGGATACCGTCATAAGGGAGTCTGCCGTGCTGGATTGCTTGCGGTTGATGATGATGGTTTTGATAATGTCAAAAACAACATATCTCTTGATAATGATGATGTGGCTTGCTCTAACCTTTTGATGGAAGAGAAAAGGTGCAGAACCATTGAACCTGGAGAGGATCCAACATATAGAAAAATGGATCATGTTGTCTCCAAAAATTACAAATTGTGGAAAAATGGTTTTACTTATGATATAGATTTCTTAATTACATTTCTTGATAAAGAGAGAGACCACTATAATTCTCCTTGGAGCTCAGGTAACTGCATGGGACAACGGGAGATGAGAGAATGGTTGTACAGGCTTTGGGTTGGAAAACCAGGAATGAGAGAGCTAATATGGAAG GGAGCATGTATCGCATTAGATGCTGGCAGATGGGCGGAATGCATGACTGAAATATGTGCCTTCCACAATTTGCCTCCCCCTACAGAGTTTGAAAGGCTTCCTGTTGGCACTGGTAGCAATCCT GTTTATCTCCTGCCAAACTGTGTGGTGAAAATTTTTGTCGAAGAAGGACTGGAAGCCTCACTTTATGGTTTAGGCTCTGAG CTTGAATTTCACAGTCTTCTAAGTAAAGTCAACTCTCCTCTGCAAAATTATATTCCTGAAGTTTTGAGCAGTGGGATACTCTATCTTGAAAATGGATCTTATAAGATTGTACCTTGGGATGGAAGCGGAGTTCCTGAAGTGATTTCAAAGTGTGATTTTCTTTTAGAGAAACGTGAAGTAGGTAGTTTCCCTTTTGGCATATGGAGTAAGCAACAACATGACTATAGAAAAGCTGGGATGTCAACTACATCAGTCAATTTTATTGGGGGTACTAGGATATGGCCATTCATGATAACAAAAAGATGTGAAGGAAAAATATTTGCACAATT AAGAAATAAACTAGACTGGGAAGAGGAGTTAAATTTGGCTTCCTTTCTTGGTGAGCAGCTACGTCACCTTCATCTGTTGCCGCTTCCATCTCGTAATTCAAATTTCTCAGATATTGAAAGTGCAGTAGACTTTAACCATACTAATGGTTTTGTGGAGTCTGCTTTTGATAAATCAAACATGCCAGCTGAATGGGACATATTCGTTAAAACTCTAAATAGGAAGAAAAAGGACGTCTCTAGCCGCTTGACTAAATG GGGAGATCCAATTCCTAGCTTTCTAATTGAGAAAGTTGATGAATACATCCCAGATAATTTTACTGAGTTGCTATACGCTTTTGAG GATGAAAATGACCGAGGCAAAGTTTGTAAATCCCTCTCCTGGATTCACTCAGATATTATGGACGACAATATTCACATGGAACAATGTGGTGATAAGAATTCTAGATTGAGTGAAGCTGTGAAAGAAGCTAATTCACAATGTAATAGCTCCATGAATGGCTGCGATGACACTTCAATTGAAAAATCATGGCGCCCTAGCCACCTTCTTGATTTCAGTAATCTCTCTATCG GTGACCCCATTTATGACTTGATACCCATATACTTGGATGTTTGTAGAGGCGACCCCCGCCTCCTTAAGCAGCTATTAGAAAGTTATAAACTTCCGTTGGTGAAAAGTTTATACCAGCCCAAGTCAGCGGAGGGTGGTGACAAGTATGGACGATTATCGTACCATGCTAT GTGCTATTGTATTGTTCATGAAGATAATATATTGGGAGCTATATTTAGTATATGGAACGAACTAAAAGCGGCAAAATCCTGGGAAGAAGTTGAGCAAACTGTCTGGGGCGACTTAAACAATTACAAAGGTTTTCTTTGA